In a genomic window of Virgibacillus sp. SK37:
- the murB gene encoding UDP-N-acetylmuramate dehydrogenase → MIRVAEYRHLYEKLTEVTPPKNVMVDEPLRNHTYTRLGGKADFLVTPETYEQVQEIVKLANQQEVKFTLLGNGSNLIVKDGGIRGIVMNLKNLTEIRIDETTIVAQSGARIIDVSREALKEKLSGLEFACGIPGSVGGALFMNAGAYGGEIKDVLVSTKVVDRDGKLLTLTAGELDLDYRTSNIPDNGYIVLEATFSLEKGEYDSIKAIMDDLTFKRESKQPLEYPSCGSVFKRPPGYFAGKLIQDSDLQGQQIGGAQVSEKHAGFIVNKSEATASEYIDLIHHVQATVKDKFGVTLEREVKIIGEDIN, encoded by the coding sequence ATGATAAGAGTGGCAGAATATCGTCATTTGTATGAGAAACTAACAGAGGTAACGCCACCAAAGAATGTGATGGTGGATGAACCTTTAAGAAATCATACGTACACACGACTTGGTGGAAAGGCTGACTTCCTTGTTACACCTGAGACGTATGAGCAAGTACAGGAAATTGTGAAGCTTGCCAATCAACAAGAAGTAAAGTTTACACTTCTTGGAAATGGCTCTAATTTAATTGTGAAAGATGGCGGAATTCGTGGTATTGTAATGAATCTTAAAAATTTAACAGAAATTCGAATAGATGAAACAACCATCGTTGCACAAAGCGGAGCAAGAATTATAGATGTCTCAAGAGAGGCTCTAAAAGAAAAACTTAGTGGTTTGGAATTTGCTTGTGGTATTCCTGGATCTGTTGGTGGAGCTTTGTTCATGAATGCTGGTGCATATGGTGGAGAAATAAAAGATGTTTTAGTAAGTACAAAGGTAGTTGACCGTGACGGTAAACTGTTAACCTTGACTGCAGGTGAGCTGGACTTGGATTATCGAACCAGTAATATTCCCGATAACGGTTATATTGTTTTAGAGGCTACGTTTTCTTTGGAAAAGGGAGAATATGACTCGATTAAAGCAATTATGGATGATCTAACCTTTAAAAGGGAATCAAAGCAGCCATTGGAGTACCCGTCGTGTGGCAGTGTATTTAAGCGGCCACCTGGATATTTTGCTGGAAAACTAATACAGGATAGTGACCTTCAAGGACAGCAAATTGGAGGAGCACAAGTTTCTGAGAAGCATGCCGGCTTTATAGTAAATAAAAGTGAAGCCACCGCAAGTGAATACATTGATTTAATTCATCACGTACAGGCCACAGTAAAAGATAAGTTTGGTGTGACCTTAGAACGGGAAGTAAAGATTATCGGTGAAGATATAAACTAA
- a CDS encoding cysteine hydrolase family protein codes for MGKRALINVDYTADFVADDGKLTCGLPGQTIEDTVVALTKQFIEKDEYVVFAIDAHVEGDVLHPEAKLFPPHNIIGTPGRNLYGSLAEVFETNKDKNNIYYFDKTRYSAFAGTNLEIKLRERGIEEVHLVGVCTDICILHTAIDAYNKGFQIVIHKDAVASFNQAGHEWALSHFENTLGAQIR; via the coding sequence ATGGGGAAGCGAGCTTTAATAAATGTGGATTATACGGCGGATTTTGTGGCGGATGACGGAAAGCTAACTTGTGGATTGCCTGGCCAGACAATTGAGGATACAGTAGTTGCTTTAACTAAACAATTTATTGAGAAAGATGAATATGTAGTATTCGCAATAGATGCACATGTTGAAGGAGATGTTTTGCACCCGGAAGCAAAACTTTTTCCACCACATAATATTATCGGCACCCCCGGTCGAAATCTTTACGGGTCGCTAGCCGAGGTATTTGAAACCAATAAAGATAAAAATAATATCTATTATTTTGATAAAACCAGGTATAGTGCTTTTGCTGGAACGAATCTCGAAATCAAATTAAGAGAAAGAGGTATTGAGGAAGTTCATCTTGTCGGTGTGTGCACAGACATTTGTATCCTTCATACTGCTATAGATGCGTATAATAAAGGTTTTCAGATTGTTATCCATAAAGATGCAGTAGCAAGCTTTAATCAAGCTGGGCATGAATGGGCCCTTAGCCATTTTGAAAACACGCTCGGTGCGCAAATACGTTAA
- a CDS encoding DUF456 domain-containing protein — MGVGTLDIIIWVLIVLLFILSFIGIVFPIIPSVLVLWGGFLLYQFFLNSEQLNTAFWIGMGIFTVVLVLADIIANSYFVKRFGGSKWGERGAAVAVIFGSFIIPPFGIIILPFLVVFFIEILQSKTVGEAIRASIGSLLGFLGGALAKIVIQMIMIIWFFIVVLL, encoded by the coding sequence TTGGGGGTAGGGACACTGGACATTATCATTTGGGTTTTAATAGTATTATTATTTATTCTAAGTTTTATAGGGATTGTTTTTCCAATCATCCCGTCTGTGCTGGTTCTCTGGGGAGGTTTTTTATTATACCAGTTCTTTCTTAATTCGGAGCAGTTAAATACAGCTTTCTGGATTGGGATGGGAATTTTTACGGTTGTATTGGTTTTGGCGGATATTATTGCCAACAGCTATTTTGTGAAGCGTTTCGGTGGTAGTAAATGGGGAGAACGAGGAGCAGCAGTTGCTGTCATTTTTGGTTCTTTTATTATACCTCCTTTTGGAATTATCATTTTGCCCTTTTTAGTCGTATTTTTTATTGAAATATTGCAAAGTAAAACAGTCGGTGAAGCGATTCGTGCGTCTATTGGTTCTCTTCTGGGATTTTTGGGAGGAGCTCTAGCCAAAATCGTTATTCAAATGATTATGATAATCTGGTTTTTTATCGTAGTATTGTTGTAA
- the ehuA gene encoding ectoine/hydroxyectoine ABC transporter ATP-binding protein EhuA produces MTDPIVTFKDVHKSFGDVHVLKGIDLEIKPAEKVAVIGPSGSGKTTIIRMLMTLEQPTSGDIFVEDQNLWKMEKNGELVDANEKHLREVRGNIGMVFQHFNLFPHMTILENCMTAPIHVKKEAKKVARQRSIEMLEKVGLGDKLDNYPSQLSGGQKQRVAMARALVMRPKVMLFDEVTSALDPELVGEVLEVIRDIAKEGEMAMILVTHEMDFALDVADKVLFLDEGVIAEQGTASEVIEHSKNERLQSFLHRFRS; encoded by the coding sequence ATGACAGACCCCATTGTTACATTTAAAGATGTTCATAAATCTTTTGGAGATGTACATGTATTAAAAGGAATTGATTTAGAGATAAAGCCAGCAGAAAAGGTTGCGGTAATTGGTCCGAGTGGTTCCGGAAAAACCACCATCATACGTATGCTCATGACATTGGAACAACCTACTTCAGGAGATATATTCGTAGAAGATCAAAATTTATGGAAAATGGAAAAGAACGGTGAGTTAGTTGATGCAAACGAAAAGCATCTTCGCGAGGTACGAGGAAATATTGGTATGGTCTTTCAGCATTTCAATCTATTCCCTCATATGACCATTTTGGAGAATTGTATGACGGCACCTATTCACGTAAAGAAAGAAGCAAAAAAGGTAGCACGGCAGCGTTCCATAGAAATGCTTGAAAAAGTTGGGCTTGGAGATAAGCTGGATAACTACCCGAGTCAGCTCTCAGGTGGTCAGAAACAGCGTGTAGCTATGGCAAGGGCACTGGTCATGCGGCCAAAAGTCATGCTGTTTGATGAAGTAACCTCTGCTTTGGATCCGGAATTGGTTGGAGAGGTGTTGGAGGTTATTCGCGACATTGCTAAAGAAGGGGAAATGGCTATGATTCTAGTAACTCATGAAATGGACTTTGCTTTAGATGTGGCTGATAAGGTGCTATTCCTTGATGAGGGCGTTATAGCTGAGCAAGGAACCGCAAGTGAAGTCATCGAGCATTCTAAAAACGAAAGACTTCAAAGCTTCCTGCACAGATTCAGAAGCTAG
- a CDS encoding GNAT family N-acetyltransferase has translation MTTIFSSYTFDQYAVRKATIEDAKEVFHILRNAAKWLNEKEINQWEHLQNDVEVNEIMEDIVEDITYIVENKNTEIVAVFNFSPEQNPWDIEMWGKREDNAFYLHRFAVHQEHHHKQIGKRTLEWMIDAYQVNNSCIRLDCIGNNPVLNKFYHRAGFQFMGHVGEAGDQFSLYEKAF, from the coding sequence GTGACTACAATATTCAGCTCCTATACATTTGATCAGTATGCTGTACGAAAGGCAACAATAGAGGATGCTAAAGAAGTATTTCACATTTTACGAAATGCAGCCAAATGGCTGAATGAGAAGGAGATAAATCAATGGGAGCATCTACAGAATGATGTGGAAGTTAACGAAATTATGGAAGACATTGTGGAGGATATCACTTATATAGTAGAAAATAAGAATACTGAAATAGTAGCCGTATTCAATTTTTCCCCCGAGCAAAATCCATGGGATATAGAAATGTGGGGAAAAAGAGAGGACAATGCCTTTTATTTGCACCGTTTTGCAGTACATCAAGAGCATCATCATAAGCAAATTGGTAAACGAACGCTTGAATGGATGATTGATGCATATCAAGTGAATAATAGCTGTATACGTTTAGATTGTATTGGGAATAACCCTGTTTTAAATAAATTCTATCATCGTGCAGGATTTCAGTTTATGGGACATGTGGGAGAAGCGGGGGATCAGTTCTCTCTTTATGAAAAAGCCTTTTAA
- the thiD gene encoding bifunctional hydroxymethylpyrimidine kinase/phosphomethylpyrimidine kinase, whose translation MNYPARVLTIAGSAAGGSAGIQADLKTFQELDVYGMSVITAIVGKHPETNKNVHPQTIEAIEAQFATAMYQVGADGLKTGMLFSKSVIEKTVELINKSRIENVIVDPVMVGKLDSKLLEDDAIDALKEKLIPMATIITPNIPEASILLNDREIATVEDLKQAAIDLHALGSKYVLVKGGRLSGPAVDVLYDGEELIVYEAPRIDTVNTSGAGCTYSAAIAAHMAKGKQISEAVQLAKSFVTTAIEHGFSYTELVGPTYHAAERKYKQAHQIKVTYV comes from the coding sequence ATGAATTATCCAGCGCGAGTGCTAACGATTGCTGGATCAGCTGCAGGAGGAAGTGCAGGGATTCAAGCAGATTTAAAAACATTTCAGGAATTAGATGTCTATGGAATGAGTGTCATAACAGCTATTGTAGGCAAACATCCGGAAACGAACAAAAATGTTCACCCACAGACAATTGAAGCAATTGAAGCTCAATTTGCTACGGCTATGTATCAAGTTGGAGCAGATGGACTAAAGACAGGCATGCTATTTTCCAAATCGGTGATTGAAAAAACAGTGGAATTAATAAATAAATCCCGAATTGAAAATGTTATCGTCGATCCTGTTATGGTAGGGAAGCTGGACTCCAAATTATTGGAAGATGATGCAATTGATGCATTAAAAGAAAAGCTAATTCCAATGGCAACAATTATTACACCAAATATACCGGAAGCTTCTATTTTACTTAACGACAGAGAGATAGCTACAGTAGAAGATTTAAAGCAGGCTGCCATCGATTTACATGCATTAGGCTCTAAATATGTGTTAGTTAAAGGAGGAAGACTTTCTGGTCCGGCAGTAGATGTCCTGTATGATGGTGAAGAGCTGATCGTGTATGAGGCACCCCGAATTGATACGGTGAATACCAGCGGTGCAGGTTGTACGTACTCTGCTGCTATTGCTGCACATATGGCCAAGGGAAAGCAAATATCAGAGGCAGTACAATTGGCAAAAAGCTTTGTGACTACAGCGATTGAACACGGTTTTTCGTATACAGAGCTTGTAGGGCCAACTTATCATGCTGCTGAAAGGAAATACAAGCAAGCACATCAAATTAAAGTAACTTATGTTTGA
- the ehuB gene encoding ectoine/hydroxyectoine ABC transporter substrate-binding protein EhuB, with protein sequence MKKLLLTSILLLSLIALAACGSGDSEDASGEGKSSDGESGKLAELQDAGKVTIGFANEKPYAYEENGELKGAAVDIAAAVFKELGIEEMDSQLADFGQLIPGLKAGKFDVITAGMAINPDRCKNVAFGEPEMKYGEGLIVQKGNPLGLKSYKDIADNPDVSVSVMAGATENEFLKSEGVDEKQIESAPDIPATFSAVESGRADATTGTEMTIKMALESAGSDKLEFVEGFEQPDIDGVPSYGAAAFHKDNTDLRDAYNEKLAELKEDGTVAELLEKNSFSEENNMVEAEVTTEKVCNGEY encoded by the coding sequence ATGAAGAAATTATTACTTACATCTATTTTATTATTATCACTAATTGCTTTAGCTGCATGCGGTTCGGGTGACAGTGAAGACGCAAGCGGGGAAGGAAAAAGCAGTGATGGAGAGAGTGGTAAATTAGCTGAACTACAGGATGCGGGGAAGGTCACGATTGGATTTGCCAATGAGAAGCCGTACGCATACGAAGAAAATGGAGAATTAAAAGGAGCTGCAGTAGATATTGCAGCTGCAGTGTTTAAAGAGCTTGGTATAGAAGAAATGGATTCACAGCTAGCAGACTTTGGACAGTTGATCCCTGGTCTTAAAGCAGGAAAATTTGATGTTATTACTGCCGGTATGGCTATTAACCCTGACCGTTGTAAAAATGTAGCATTTGGGGAGCCAGAAATGAAGTATGGGGAAGGTCTGATTGTACAAAAAGGCAATCCACTAGGTTTAAAAAGCTACAAAGACATTGCTGATAACCCGGATGTATCTGTTTCTGTAATGGCTGGGGCTACAGAGAACGAATTTCTTAAATCCGAGGGTGTAGACGAAAAACAAATTGAAAGTGCACCAGACATTCCAGCTACATTCTCTGCGGTTGAATCAGGAAGAGCTGATGCTACTACCGGAACAGAGATGACGATTAAGATGGCATTGGAGTCTGCAGGTTCAGACAAGTTAGAATTTGTGGAAGGATTTGAGCAGCCGGATATTGATGGAGTACCTAGTTACGGAGCAGCTGCATTTCATAAAGATAACACAGACCTGCGTGATGCGTATAATGAAAAACTTGCAGAGTTAAAAGAAGATGGAACAGTTGCAGAACTATTAGAGAAAAACAGCTTTAGTGAAGAGAATAATATGGTGGAAGCTGAGGTTACTACTGAAAAAGTTTGTAATGGCGAATATTAA
- a CDS encoding Gfo/Idh/MocA family protein, translating to MKFSIIGTSWITELFIKATEQTGLATLHSVYSRTENAAKEFAQKHGAMHWFTEMADMLADNETNFVYVASPNSFHFEHTMKCLENGKHVFCEKPLVFTEEQWEKVKHTAEELGLYVFEGYRHLFSPNYYTLKSGLEKAGKIRSAMFQYIQYSSKYDRFKNGEEPNVFAKEFAGGALMDLGVYPLSMAIDLFGEPQEIHYFPVHLSNGIDGSGTLILEYGEFNVTILCSKIAQATIPSEIQGEDGAWTMDHIAPIEKLTFYDRKTKHANELAGEQEEVDMVYELKAFVYMIQQKDKAAYESWMERSRQVAKWTEIARKKQGILFPGE from the coding sequence GTGAAGTTTTCTATCATTGGCACAAGCTGGATTACCGAATTATTTATAAAAGCGACTGAGCAGACAGGGTTGGCTACATTGCATTCTGTTTACTCTAGAACAGAAAACGCAGCAAAAGAATTTGCGCAGAAACACGGCGCAATGCACTGGTTTACTGAGATGGCTGATATGTTAGCTGATAATGAAACAAATTTTGTTTATGTGGCTTCTCCTAATAGCTTTCATTTTGAACATACAATGAAATGCCTGGAGAATGGGAAACATGTATTTTGTGAGAAGCCCCTTGTATTTACGGAAGAACAGTGGGAAAAAGTTAAACATACAGCAGAGGAGCTCGGTCTCTATGTATTTGAGGGTTATAGACACTTATTTTCCCCAAATTATTACACGCTTAAATCAGGATTGGAGAAGGCGGGCAAAATTCGAAGCGCGATGTTTCAATACATTCAATACTCTTCTAAATATGATCGATTTAAAAATGGGGAGGAACCCAATGTATTTGCGAAGGAATTTGCTGGCGGAGCGTTAATGGATTTAGGTGTATACCCACTTAGTATGGCGATCGACTTGTTTGGAGAGCCACAAGAAATTCATTACTTTCCAGTTCATTTATCGAATGGTATAGATGGAAGTGGTACACTCATTTTGGAATACGGAGAATTTAACGTAACTATTCTGTGTTCGAAAATTGCCCAAGCAACAATACCTTCAGAAATTCAAGGTGAAGATGGTGCGTGGACGATGGACCATATTGCTCCTATCGAAAAGTTAACTTTCTATGACAGGAAGACGAAGCATGCAAACGAACTTGCAGGAGAGCAAGAAGAAGTAGACATGGTTTACGAACTGAAAGCTTTTGTATATATGATTCAACAAAAAGATAAAGCTGCTTATGAATCATGGATGGAACGGAGCAGGCAGGTTGCCAAATGGACGGAAATTGCTAGAAAGAAGCAAGGTATCCTCTTTCCAGGAGAATGA
- the ehuD gene encoding ectoine/hydroxyectoine ABC transporter permease subunit EhuD encodes MENWSWDVFFDAFPIVLQGLGITIGLTLTCYIFSLVFGFVWIFLRRIPFKPLNWIVTWIMEFIRSTPPLVQLFFIYYAWPMVPGIGMTLSPFTSAVLGLGIHFSTYIGEVYRSGIDGVDKGQWEAARALNFSTGKKWTKIILPQAIPPTIPMLGNYLIIMFKEVPLASTIGVVGILHMANSYGSQYWTYLEPLTIVAILFLVLSYPSAILINKLERKMNRRFDKKEALKSSEGAMT; translated from the coding sequence ATGGAAAATTGGAGCTGGGATGTCTTTTTTGATGCCTTCCCTATTGTTTTACAGGGTTTGGGTATAACAATTGGACTAACACTTACTTGCTATATATTTTCTCTTGTGTTCGGATTTGTTTGGATTTTCCTGCGAAGAATCCCTTTTAAACCGTTAAACTGGATTGTTACTTGGATTATGGAATTCATTCGATCCACCCCGCCACTTGTTCAGTTATTTTTCATTTATTATGCATGGCCAATGGTCCCTGGAATCGGCATGACTTTAAGTCCATTTACCAGTGCCGTACTGGGCCTAGGCATTCATTTCAGCACATATATTGGTGAAGTATATCGTTCCGGGATCGATGGTGTGGACAAAGGGCAGTGGGAAGCTGCTCGCGCATTAAACTTTTCTACTGGGAAGAAGTGGACAAAAATAATTTTACCGCAAGCAATCCCACCGACCATCCCTATGCTGGGAAATTACTTGATTATTATGTTCAAGGAAGTCCCTTTAGCATCTACAATTGGGGTTGTGGGTATCTTGCATATGGCTAACAGCTATGGTTCTCAATACTGGACATATTTAGAACCACTAACCATTGTAGCTATATTGTTCTTAGTATTAAGCTATCCTTCTGCTATCCTGATTAACAAGCTGGAAAGAAAAATGAATCGACGATTTGATAAAAAAGAAGCGTTAAAAAGTAGTGAAGGAGCGATGACATAA
- the ytzI gene encoding YtzI protein has protein sequence MSTTTIVSIVSILVVAIVLVLSLVTISKGYGYKHSIDPHPDEEKEKEGGHKE, from the coding sequence ATGTCGACAACAACGATTGTAAGCATCGTTTCCATTCTGGTAGTAGCCATCGTGTTAGTTTTATCGCTTGTTACGATATCAAAAGGATATGGTTATAAGCATTCCATCGATCCACATCCAGATGAAGAGAAAGAGAAAGAAGGAGGCCACAAAGAGTGA
- a CDS encoding M15 family metallopeptidase: MRSLLRILVTWSIIILFIVIVFILYNVKEENYTNIGEDAPNPESLHPTVDKQLSKLIEQSKEKNIDIVITAGVRSKEEQNQLYKQGRSKEGNIVTHAKAGESYHNYGLAVDYALRNKKGEIRWDMNYDGNGNGKSDWVEVAELAKDLGFEWGGDWSGFKDYPHLQMTFGLSIAQLQEGLRPKVEENQQED, encoded by the coding sequence ATGAGAAGTTTGCTTCGTATATTGGTGACATGGTCAATAATTATTTTATTTATAGTCATCGTATTTATTTTATATAACGTAAAGGAAGAAAATTATACAAATATTGGAGAAGATGCTCCTAACCCTGAATCCCTTCATCCAACAGTAGATAAACAGCTAAGTAAACTAATAGAGCAATCAAAAGAGAAGAATATTGATATTGTCATTACAGCAGGAGTGCGATCTAAAGAGGAGCAGAACCAGCTTTATAAACAAGGACGCTCAAAAGAAGGTAATATTGTTACACATGCCAAAGCTGGAGAGTCATATCACAATTATGGATTGGCTGTAGATTATGCTCTCCGTAACAAAAAAGGTGAAATTAGATGGGATATGAACTATGATGGCAACGGAAATGGAAAGTCTGATTGGGTAGAAGTAGCAGAGCTTGCAAAAGATCTTGGATTTGAATGGGGTGGGGATTGGAGCGGATTTAAGGATTACCCTCACTTACAGATGACATTCGGCCTGAGTATAGCACAGTTGCAAGAGGGGCTTCGTCCAAAAGTGGAAGAGAACCAGCAAGAAGATTAA
- a CDS encoding ketopantoate reductase family protein — translation MRLVILGAGALGAYFGSRFQEAGADVTFLVREKRAEQLKEEGLKIHSKQGDYEVNHFKVEIAPENIPSADIVVVGVKGYHLEGTFEQLDVLVKKGAFILPVLNGIEHIDVLQERYGHDRVLGGLAFIIATLDENGHVVHSSNFHDLVFGALDPKQEQVCEQLDDLATKANMDAKNSPAILQELWKKYMFINAFSGITTAVNLPIGPIRDQKPTFHLAKMILHEMKLLANSYGAKITDTDAEKAINNLLHLDKEATSSMHQDRRKGLTLEVEHLHGGALRLAEKQELSLPYIEAIYGTIKPYEHPAE, via the coding sequence GTGAGATTAGTTATACTGGGAGCTGGAGCGTTAGGAGCTTATTTTGGGTCGCGTTTTCAAGAAGCGGGTGCAGATGTTACATTTTTAGTAAGAGAAAAAAGAGCAGAGCAGCTTAAAGAAGAAGGTTTAAAGATTCATAGTAAACAAGGGGATTATGAAGTTAATCATTTTAAAGTTGAGATAGCACCTGAAAATATTCCCTCAGCTGACATAGTGGTTGTTGGGGTGAAAGGATATCATTTAGAAGGTACATTTGAGCAGTTGGATGTATTGGTGAAAAAAGGAGCTTTTATCCTGCCAGTTCTAAATGGAATAGAGCATATTGATGTTTTGCAGGAGCGATATGGCCATGACCGTGTGTTAGGTGGTCTTGCATTTATTATTGCCACTCTGGATGAGAATGGACATGTTGTTCATTCAAGTAATTTTCATGATTTGGTTTTCGGAGCTTTAGATCCGAAACAAGAGCAAGTGTGTGAACAACTGGATGATCTTGCAACTAAAGCAAACATGGATGCAAAAAACAGTCCAGCTATTCTACAAGAGTTATGGAAAAAATATATGTTTATAAATGCCTTTTCCGGAATAACAACAGCAGTTAATTTGCCAATTGGTCCGATTAGAGATCAAAAGCCCACCTTTCATCTTGCAAAAATGATTTTACATGAAATGAAATTACTAGCAAACAGCTATGGGGCTAAGATTACTGATACGGATGCTGAGAAGGCTATAAATAATCTGCTTCATCTCGATAAAGAAGCAACCTCCTCCATGCATCAAGATCGCCGAAAGGGATTGACTCTCGAGGTGGAGCATTTACATGGTGGAGCTCTTCGTTTAGCTGAGAAACAAGAGCTATCCCTTCCATATATAGAGGCAATCTACGGAACAATTAAACCATATGAACACCCAGCAGAATAA
- a CDS encoding glycerol-3-phosphate acyltransferase has translation MYILIAGFIGYFFGCVHGSQIVSKLKKIDIKNSGVKNSGASNTTILLGWKYGALVAIIDIFKATLAILLMLFILSEYGVIGEKQTFLIYLTALFIVVGHNYPVTMKFSGGKGTASVVGVLLAIDWKIALIGIGILLIFTFATDYLVIGVLFMYLSFLTTTFIFFGIEPTMIVILLTLLSIMKHMENYKRIIRKEETKLSSMFGKK, from the coding sequence ATGTATATTCTTATAGCTGGGTTCATTGGCTATTTCTTTGGGTGTGTACATGGCTCACAGATAGTCAGTAAACTAAAAAAAATAGATATTAAGAATTCCGGTGTGAAGAATTCTGGTGCTTCAAATACAACCATTTTACTTGGTTGGAAGTATGGGGCCCTTGTTGCAATTATTGATATTTTTAAAGCTACATTAGCTATTTTACTTATGCTGTTTATACTCAGTGAATATGGTGTTATAGGGGAAAAGCAGACATTTTTGATTTACCTTACTGCCTTGTTTATTGTAGTGGGCCATAATTATCCAGTAACAATGAAGTTTAGTGGGGGAAAGGGTACTGCATCAGTTGTCGGTGTATTGTTAGCGATCGATTGGAAAATCGCTCTCATAGGTATTGGAATCTTACTTATTTTCACCTTTGCTACAGACTACCTGGTCATAGGGGTTTTATTTATGTATCTATCTTTTTTAACTACAACTTTTATTTTCTTTGGCATAGAACCTACGATGATTGTTATTCTCTTAACTCTTTTAAGTATTATGAAACATATGGAAAACTATAAACGTATAATAAGAAAAGAAGAAACCAAACTATCAAGTATGTTTGGGAAAAAGTAA
- a CDS encoding amino acid ABC transporter permease, whose amino-acid sequence MKGINITITVLIASAFFGYLFAFIAGLCRLSNNILLRKFTGFYVEIFRGTSLIVQLFWLYYAIPILFGIDLGSDWWAGVIAIALNYGAYMSEIVRGSILSVAKGQSEAATALNMSRFQRMRLVIFPQAVRMMLPEFGNYLIQMLKATSLVSLIGLHDILYYGDILRSSNLSQAPVVYLLVLVFYFILALPLIFLTRKMESISKKGVAS is encoded by the coding sequence ATGAAAGGGATAAACATAACAATTACGGTACTTATCGCCTCTGCCTTTTTCGGCTATTTATTTGCGTTCATTGCCGGGCTATGTCGTCTCTCAAATAATATACTACTTCGGAAATTTACAGGTTTCTACGTAGAAATATTCCGTGGTACCTCACTTATTGTTCAATTATTTTGGCTTTATTACGCCATCCCCATTTTGTTCGGTATTGATTTAGGGAGTGACTGGTGGGCCGGCGTAATCGCTATTGCATTAAATTACGGGGCATATATGTCGGAGATTGTACGTGGCTCTATCCTATCTGTCGCTAAAGGACAGTCAGAAGCCGCTACTGCTTTAAATATGTCACGGTTCCAACGTATGCGTCTCGTTATATTTCCACAGGCGGTACGTATGATGTTGCCTGAGTTCGGAAACTATCTCATTCAGATGCTTAAAGCAACTTCTCTCGTCTCCTTAATTGGTCTACATGACATTTTATACTATGGAGATATTTTACGAAGTTCGAACTTATCACAGGCACCAGTTGTATACTTACTTGTACTTGTATTCTATTTCATACTTGCACTTCCGTTAATATTCCTAACACGGAAAATGGAGAGCATTTCTAAGAAAGGGGTTGCTAGCTGA